From Candidatus Eremiobacterota bacterium, the proteins below share one genomic window:
- a CDS encoding adenosine-specific kinase has product MELKIVAIEKPEPVNLILGQSHFIKTVEDIHEALVTSLPGIQFGLAFCESSGPALVRWSGTNAEMIELAKKNAIALSSGHCFIIFLSGSFPINVLNAVKMVPEVCHIYCATANPLQVVIAETDSGRGIMGVIDGVKTMGIENEDDIAERKSLLRRFGYKM; this is encoded by the coding sequence ATGGAACTGAAAATCGTCGCCATCGAAAAGCCTGAGCCGGTGAATCTCATCCTGGGACAGTCACATTTCATAAAAACCGTGGAGGATATCCATGAGGCGCTTGTCACCTCCCTGCCGGGGATACAGTTCGGACTGGCATTCTGTGAGTCATCGGGCCCTGCCCTTGTGCGCTGGTCGGGCACCAATGCGGAGATGATCGAGCTTGCCAAGAAAAATGCCATTGCGCTCTCTTCGGGACACTGCTTCATCATCTTCCTCTCCGGGTCCTTCCCGATCAACGTGCTGAACGCCGTCAAGATGGTTCCCGAGGTATGTCACATTTACTGCGCCACTGCAAACCCCTTACAGGTGGTCATCGCCGAGACCGATTCGGGACGGGGCATAATGGGAGTAATAGACGGCGTCAAAACCATGGGCATCGAGAACGAAGACGATATCGCGGAGCGCAAAAGCCTCCTCCGGCGCTTCGGGTATAAGATGTGA
- a CDS encoding DUF885 family protein — MDRSPSHAAETLFRVKDDFFPCEATLSGEHRLDAAVESYSREKRESYYREVISLAGAVTESSFSLLSGGEKVDLIIALTESLKAFRLLYEEREWERDPRLYLVPVASALDAMARREYAPPEERLEALMARLAKMPAHLQEARKLLRPLSALRIKEAIPLSFGIKLSLEECASCFAILPSGKLEKLQGLVREAGTSLLEFREYLAKELLPAVPPDLPEASSDLTAFLKIDCIRDCGIERLREMAEEAFEEAEDALRRKAGEAGFRGEDWNTLLEKMGEHHPSIESLHDAYRNGMRNAEHFAHGEIADSLGMGSVEVRTAPFHIRLRFPSASFAAAGGLEKEQKTFIFVTPIVTGYHNEEEQLAAHCFGRIRHAALHEGAPGHHLQCYYASRHESYAVRRVRSRITSEGWTLYCEDMAEKKGYLEGESLLSLIEARLWRAARLKILTGMQSGVLTEHGARQFLMDRLGASAEVASAETARIITGARDVVAYFLGRETLQTLKSRFLQRSREKSERDFHFMVLQSGVIPLGLMPLMMGMEPGEEVLEHKRAALVTALKDHTV; from the coding sequence ATGGACAGGTCACCATCACATGCAGCCGAGACCCTTTTCAGGGTAAAGGATGACTTCTTTCCCTGCGAGGCCACTCTCTCGGGGGAGCACCGCCTTGACGCTGCCGTGGAATCATACTCCCGGGAGAAGAGGGAGTCCTATTACAGAGAAGTTATCTCCCTGGCCGGGGCGGTGACTGAAAGCTCCTTCTCCCTCCTCAGCGGCGGTGAGAAAGTGGATCTCATTATCGCCCTCACCGAGAGCCTGAAGGCTTTCAGGCTTCTTTACGAGGAGAGGGAATGGGAGCGCGATCCCCGCCTGTATCTTGTTCCCGTTGCATCGGCGCTTGATGCAATGGCCCGGAGGGAATACGCGCCGCCGGAGGAAAGGCTTGAAGCCTTGATGGCACGCCTGGCGAAAATGCCGGCCCATCTGCAGGAGGCACGGAAGCTCCTAAGGCCTCTCTCGGCGCTCCGCATAAAAGAGGCCATACCGCTCTCCTTCGGTATCAAGCTCTCTCTCGAGGAGTGTGCTTCCTGCTTCGCCATTCTGCCCTCCGGGAAGCTCGAGAAGCTCCAGGGTCTTGTGAGGGAGGCGGGCACCTCGCTGCTTGAATTCCGCGAATACCTTGCGAAGGAGCTGCTTCCGGCGGTGCCTCCCGATCTTCCCGAAGCCTCCAGTGACCTCACCGCTTTTCTGAAGATCGACTGCATCAGGGACTGCGGGATCGAAAGGCTGAGAGAAATGGCCGAAGAAGCCTTCGAGGAGGCAGAGGATGCACTCAGGCGCAAGGCGGGAGAGGCAGGGTTCCGGGGAGAGGACTGGAACACCCTTCTCGAAAAGATGGGGGAGCACCATCCCTCGATAGAGTCGCTCCATGACGCTTACCGCAATGGGATGAGGAATGCGGAGCACTTCGCCCACGGGGAGATCGCCGATTCTCTCGGCATGGGCTCCGTCGAGGTGAGAACGGCTCCTTTCCACATAAGACTAAGGTTCCCCTCGGCAAGCTTCGCGGCAGCAGGAGGACTTGAAAAGGAGCAGAAGACCTTTATCTTCGTCACTCCCATCGTCACGGGGTACCACAACGAGGAGGAGCAGCTTGCCGCGCACTGTTTCGGGAGGATAAGGCACGCCGCGCTCCACGAGGGCGCTCCCGGCCACCACCTCCAGTGCTACTACGCAAGCCGCCACGAAAGCTATGCGGTCAGGAGGGTGCGATCACGGATTACCAGTGAGGGCTGGACCCTTTACTGCGAGGATATGGCGGAAAAAAAGGGATATCTGGAAGGAGAAAGCCTTCTCTCTCTCATTGAAGCGCGCCTCTGGAGAGCTGCACGGCTCAAGATCCTCACCGGGATGCAGAGCGGTGTCCTCACTGAGCATGGGGCGCGGCAGTTTCTCATGGATCGCCTGGGAGCTTCCGCTGAGGTGGCCTCGGCAGAGACGGCCAGAATTATTACGGGAGCCCGCGACGTCGTCGCTTATTTCCTGGGGCGCGAGACCCTCCAGACATTGAAGAGCCGTTTTCTTCAGCGCTCCAGGGAAAAAAGCGAGAGAGACTTTCACTTCATGGTCCTGCAGTCTGGGGTGATCCCCCTGGGGCTCATGCCCTTGATGATGGGAATGGAGCCGGGGGAAGAGGTGCTTGAGCACAAGAGGGCGGCTCTTGTCACCGCCCTCAAGGATCACACCGTCTGA
- a CDS encoding aldo/keto reductase, whose protein sequence is MKYHPLGKTGLEVSFLSLGTLTLGPLQADLSPPSSRQLLLKARSLGVNLFDTAELYGTYRHIGEAFPRHDSQVLVSSRSYAATAGEMEQSLRRALEETGRPSIELFMVHQQESEHTLRGHYQALRYLAGAKRRGLVKAVGISTHHVAAAAAALLYEEIEVVFAILNHRGLGIQDGTAQDMRGALEALHGEGKGIMVMKALGGGHFYREAEMAFRFLRELPFVATVTVGARDENELLMDYLLLHGMEVPQELARTIGERERRLHVEDCQRCGACVERCPNKALSLGEEGAELDAGRCLLCGYCAAACPEFCIKVL, encoded by the coding sequence ATGAAATACCACCCTCTCGGGAAGACCGGCCTCGAGGTCTCCTTCCTCTCACTGGGAACCCTCACGCTTGGCCCCCTCCAGGCAGATCTCTCCCCGCCGTCATCGCGGCAGCTTCTTCTGAAAGCCCGCTCCCTCGGGGTGAACCTCTTCGACACGGCAGAGCTTTACGGCACTTACAGGCATATCGGCGAAGCTTTCCCCCGCCATGACAGTCAGGTTCTTGTTTCTTCGCGGTCCTATGCCGCCACCGCCGGGGAGATGGAGCAGTCGCTCCGCAGGGCCCTGGAAGAGACGGGGAGGCCCTCCATTGAGCTTTTCATGGTCCACCAGCAAGAATCGGAGCATACCCTCAGGGGCCATTATCAAGCCCTCAGGTATCTTGCCGGGGCAAAAAGAAGAGGCCTGGTGAAGGCCGTGGGGATCTCGACTCACCACGTGGCTGCAGCCGCTGCGGCTCTTCTTTATGAAGAGATAGAGGTGGTCTTTGCCATCCTGAACCACCGGGGGCTTGGCATCCAGGACGGCACGGCACAGGACATGCGCGGAGCCCTGGAGGCCCTTCACGGCGAGGGGAAGGGCATCATGGTGATGAAGGCCCTGGGGGGCGGCCATTTTTACCGCGAGGCAGAAATGGCTTTCAGGTTTCTCAGGGAGCTGCCCTTTGTGGCGACGGTGACGGTGGGGGCCAGGGATGAAAATGAGCTTCTGATGGATTATCTCCTGCTCCATGGCATGGAGGTGCCTCAAGAGCTTGCACGGACCATAGGAGAGAGGGAGCGCAGGCTCCACGTGGAAGACTGCCAGCGCTGCGGCGCCTGCGTAGAGCGCTGCCCCAACAAGGCCCTCTCTCTGGGGGAGGAGGGAGCCGAGCTGGACGCAGGCCGCTGCCTGCTCTGCGGCTATTGCGCCGCCGCGTGCCCCGAGTTCTGCATCAAGGTGCTGTGA
- a CDS encoding ABC transporter ATP-binding protein, with translation MEALPQETVKVRGLTKRYGKVLAINDLNLTLYEGDLFGFIGPNGAGKTTTLRILATTLSADSGEVFIAGHSLPREVEKVRAIIGFMPDFLGIYDDIAVRDYLEFFARAYHLPPHLRNYAIEEVSTLTRIAPLLGLPVESLSRGMKQRLGLAKTLLHNPRVILLDEPASGLDPKARVELRDIIKGLQKQGRTIIISSHILSDLADLCNKVGIIEKGKMLLVEETESLLRKISTGLKRLKLRTLGNHEELSRILGEYRDVSGIEWDGEDLIITFSGSDRDLSELLRYLIEKELPLYSFSEIQGSLESAYMKIIEGAGEAPALCS, from the coding sequence TTGGAAGCATTGCCGCAGGAGACCGTGAAGGTGCGGGGCCTTACCAAGCGCTACGGAAAGGTTCTTGCCATAAACGATCTCAATCTCACTCTCTATGAAGGCGATCTTTTCGGCTTCATAGGACCCAACGGTGCAGGCAAGACCACCACCCTGAGGATACTCGCCACCACGCTCTCGGCCGACAGCGGGGAGGTCTTCATTGCGGGGCACTCCCTTCCCAGGGAAGTGGAAAAGGTGAGGGCCATCATCGGCTTCATGCCCGATTTCCTGGGTATTTACGACGATATTGCCGTAAGGGATTATCTCGAATTCTTCGCCCGTGCGTACCACCTCCCGCCGCACCTTAGAAATTATGCCATTGAAGAGGTCTCCACTCTTACAAGGATCGCCCCTCTCCTCGGTCTTCCCGTCGAGAGTCTCTCAAGGGGAATGAAGCAGCGACTCGGCCTGGCCAAGACCCTTCTCCACAACCCCAGGGTCATACTCCTTGACGAGCCTGCCTCTGGCCTTGATCCGAAAGCCCGCGTGGAGCTCAGGGATATCATCAAGGGGCTCCAGAAACAGGGAAGAACCATTATCATCTCCTCGCACATTCTGTCAGACCTTGCCGATCTCTGCAACAAGGTGGGAATCATCGAAAAGGGAAAAATGCTGCTTGTCGAGGAGACAGAGTCCCTCTTGAGAAAAATCTCCACAGGCCTCAAGCGCCTGAAGCTCCGCACCCTGGGAAACCACGAGGAGCTGAGCCGCATCCTCGGCGAGTACCGCGATGTCTCAGGTATTGAGTGGGACGGCGAGGATCTTATCATCACCTTCAGCGGATCGGATCGTGACCTGTCGGAGCTCCTCAGGTATCTCATTGAGAAGGAGCTTCCTCTTTATTCCTTCTCAGAGATCCAGGGCTCTCTTGAAAGCGCGTATATGAAAATCATCGAAGGGGCAGGAGAAGCTCCTGCTCTGTGCTCATAA
- a CDS encoding ankyrin repeat domain-containing protein, translated as MSRFCPECGAENRDSAKFCESCGERFPGGPVPASKSTCKDFFEAVASGDFASLKALSTQGADIAAQDARGWTPLHHAVAQGSFEMAKALLAYGSPAGPKDRGGATPLHIAALKGDFKTAELLIAKGARIDVQTGKGKTPLHAAAFEGHLKVAELLIGEGASVNIQDKEGRSPLHWAAERNSGEIADLLVSHGAQGTLVDTEGLLPIHLAAEKGSCQLVTLLVDSGTDVNAESAQHIRPLHLAAHYGREDILEVLLARRALVNVRDKDGRTALHYAVENGSRAIVERLVENGAKVNSKSSDSSTPFPLHIAAEKGAPGIVGFLVSQGAEVNAENADGRTALHWAAEKGYSEVVEVLLRNGARVNAKDSHGFTPLHRGALGGSLEAVKIITAHGAEVNSRDNELWTPLHWASQEGHADVAEFLISHQADMEARDKNGWTPLHRVALGGSEKTGDILISRGARVAVKDKDGKTPLHMAGLGGSKAVTGLFIARGAKVNEKDAYGWTPLHWAVFKGHRDVAEFLLDHGADLSAHNNDGWSPLHAAVGAGKPVTELIVGRGGDVNAIDKDGWTPLHRASYKGNREVVEILIGGGVEVNAKNSKGRIPLHEASAGGSAEVVSLLLKLGADCNAADKDSVTPLHRASERGHLDAVKVLGAHGALVNGKTSFGWTALHFAAKEGHGAIIEELIRQGAKVNERTLLFETPMKLAAKANRKEAVEILGRHGSEK; from the coding sequence ATGTCCCGATTCTGTCCGGAATGCGGAGCAGAGAACCGGGATTCTGCGAAATTCTGCGAGAGCTGCGGCGAGCGCTTCCCTGGTGGTCCAGTTCCCGCTTCAAAAAGTACATGCAAGGACTTCTTTGAAGCTGTCGCATCGGGAGATTTTGCCTCACTCAAAGCTCTTTCCACGCAGGGAGCGGATATTGCCGCCCAGGATGCCAGGGGATGGACTCCCCTCCACCATGCGGTGGCCCAGGGATCTTTTGAGATGGCTAAGGCCCTCCTCGCCTACGGCTCCCCTGCAGGACCAAAAGACAGGGGGGGGGCGACACCTCTCCATATCGCAGCCCTCAAAGGTGACTTCAAGACTGCAGAGCTTCTCATCGCAAAAGGCGCCCGCATTGATGTGCAGACCGGCAAGGGGAAGACCCCTCTCCATGCCGCCGCATTCGAGGGCCACCTGAAGGTGGCCGAGCTCCTTATCGGTGAGGGAGCTTCCGTGAACATCCAGGACAAGGAAGGGAGGTCCCCCCTGCACTGGGCGGCGGAAAGAAACAGCGGGGAGATCGCCGATCTCCTGGTTTCCCACGGTGCCCAGGGGACTCTTGTGGACACCGAGGGGCTTCTCCCCATTCATCTTGCCGCAGAAAAAGGAAGCTGCCAGCTTGTCACCCTGCTTGTGGATTCGGGGACCGACGTGAACGCCGAGTCCGCCCAGCATATCCGCCCCCTTCACCTTGCAGCACATTACGGCAGGGAGGATATCCTGGAAGTGCTCCTTGCCCGGAGAGCCCTTGTGAACGTCCGTGACAAGGATGGAAGAACAGCTCTCCATTATGCGGTAGAGAACGGAAGCAGGGCGATTGTGGAGCGCCTTGTCGAGAACGGGGCCAAGGTCAACAGCAAGTCAAGCGACAGCTCCACGCCTTTTCCCCTTCACATTGCGGCGGAAAAAGGTGCCCCCGGTATCGTGGGGTTTCTTGTCTCCCAGGGCGCTGAGGTGAATGCCGAGAATGCCGACGGCAGGACGGCCCTCCACTGGGCTGCGGAAAAAGGCTATTCCGAAGTGGTTGAGGTGCTTCTGCGCAACGGTGCCCGCGTCAATGCAAAGGATTCCCACGGCTTCACCCCTCTTCACCGCGGTGCCCTCGGCGGCTCACTCGAGGCGGTGAAGATCATCACAGCCCATGGCGCCGAAGTGAATTCCCGCGACAATGAGCTCTGGACGCCTCTCCACTGGGCCTCCCAGGAAGGCCACGCCGATGTGGCTGAGTTTCTGATCTCACACCAGGCCGATATGGAGGCCCGTGACAAGAACGGGTGGACTCCTCTCCACAGGGTGGCCCTCGGCGGCTCGGAGAAGACGGGCGACATTCTCATATCGAGGGGAGCCCGCGTGGCGGTGAAAGACAAGGACGGCAAGACTCCTCTTCATATGGCCGGGCTGGGCGGCTCCAAGGCGGTAACAGGCCTTTTCATTGCCAGGGGGGCAAAAGTAAACGAGAAAGATGCCTATGGCTGGACCCCCCTCCACTGGGCTGTTTTCAAAGGCCACCGTGATGTTGCCGAGTTTCTCCTTGATCACGGCGCAGATCTGAGCGCGCACAACAATGACGGCTGGTCCCCCCTTCATGCCGCGGTGGGGGCGGGAAAGCCGGTGACGGAGCTCATCGTGGGAAGGGGGGGCGACGTCAATGCCATTGACAAGGACGGCTGGACGCCTCTTCACAGGGCATCGTACAAGGGAAACCGTGAAGTTGTCGAGATATTGATAGGCGGCGGTGTGGAGGTCAATGCCAAAAACAGCAAGGGCAGGATTCCCCTCCACGAGGCATCGGCCGGGGGCTCTGCCGAGGTGGTGTCTCTCCTCCTCAAACTGGGCGCCGATTGCAATGCCGCCGACAAAGACAGCGTGACGCCTCTTCACCGGGCTTCCGAGAGGGGGCATCTTGACGCCGTGAAAGTGCTTGGCGCCCATGGGGCACTGGTGAACGGGAAGACCTCCTTTGGATGGACGGCCCTGCATTTTGCCGCCAAGGAGGGCCATGGCGCCATTATCGAGGAGCTTATAAGACAGGGGGCCAAGGTGAACGAGCGGACCCTCCTTTTCGAGACGCCCATGAAGCTTGCTGCCAAGGCCAACAGGAAAGAGGCTGTGGAGATCCTCGGCAGGCATGGCTCCGAAAAGTGA
- a CDS encoding flavodoxin family protein has product MASKVLGFMTSPRKKGNSDTLIDEALKGAESRGAETEKITLCDLALSPCIECGGCNKTGKCVVNDDFQKIYRDLATEHFFIFATPLFFAGVSSLGKCLIDRCQCMWVAKYRLRKAIAPKSPNRRGLLIASKGMPGKDKFEHLKAEVKSFFTVNNIVYFDELLADDCDGKGAAREREDLLREAFTCGERLITN; this is encoded by the coding sequence ATGGCATCGAAAGTGCTTGGTTTCATGACAAGCCCCAGGAAAAAAGGAAACAGCGATACCCTCATTGACGAAGCCCTCAAGGGGGCAGAGTCCCGCGGCGCCGAAACGGAAAAAATTACGCTCTGCGACCTGGCCCTCTCTCCCTGCATTGAGTGCGGAGGATGCAACAAAACGGGCAAATGCGTCGTCAACGACGACTTCCAGAAAATATACCGCGACCTGGCGACAGAGCACTTCTTTATCTTTGCCACGCCCCTCTTCTTTGCCGGTGTGAGCTCACTTGGAAAATGCCTCATTGACCGGTGCCAGTGCATGTGGGTGGCAAAATACCGCCTCAGGAAGGCCATCGCCCCCAAAAGCCCGAACAGGCGCGGCCTTCTCATCGCTTCCAAGGGGATGCCGGGAAAGGATAAATTCGAGCACCTCAAGGCCGAAGTGAAATCCTTCTTCACGGTGAACAACATCGTCTATTTCGATGAGCTTCTGGCCGACGACTGCGATGGAAAAGGCGCTGCAAGGGAAAGAGAGGATCTCCTGAGAGAAGCTTTCACCTGCGGTGAGCGCCTTATCACGAACTGA
- a CDS encoding serine/threonine-protein kinase: MAAPLQPGTVVNSRYRITRFLGSGAFGAVYLGMDLREKGAVWALKEVLGEGMEPGEKREVLESFRNEAAILTALSHRGIPRFTDYFITGGRGYLVMERVEGLTLEDIVKNNKKPLNEREVAGWAIQLCDTLEYLHRHDPPIIFRDLKPQNIMLTMEERVVLIDFGISRFYCPGKDTDTIPLGTPGYSPPEQYGRSQTTPASDLYSLATTLYYLLTLQDMASFQFRYPPVRAFNSGVSQGMEHLLAKCMAWDTKERYQSAAQVRGILCELTGKPSENGSMKKYGVFLKEIRLESLFPFRREKR; encoded by the coding sequence ATGGCAGCTCCTCTCCAGCCCGGCACTGTAGTGAACAGCCGCTACAGGATTACGAGATTTCTTGGAAGCGGGGCTTTTGGCGCCGTCTATCTCGGGATGGATCTCAGGGAAAAGGGCGCGGTCTGGGCCCTCAAGGAGGTCCTGGGCGAAGGGATGGAGCCCGGCGAGAAGCGTGAGGTCCTGGAGTCATTCCGCAACGAGGCGGCCATTCTCACTGCCCTCTCCCACCGCGGCATACCCAGATTCACCGACTACTTCATCACCGGCGGGAGGGGATATCTCGTCATGGAGCGCGTCGAGGGCCTCACCCTCGAAGATATTGTCAAAAACAACAAGAAGCCCCTCAATGAGAGAGAGGTGGCAGGCTGGGCGATCCAGCTCTGCGACACCCTTGAATACCTCCACCGCCATGACCCTCCCATTATTTTCCGCGACCTCAAGCCCCAGAACATCATGCTGACGATGGAGGAGCGAGTGGTGCTCATCGATTTCGGCATCTCGCGCTTTTACTGCCCCGGCAAGGATACAGATACCATTCCCCTGGGAACGCCAGGCTACTCACCGCCGGAGCAGTATGGCCGCTCGCAGACCACGCCGGCATCGGATCTCTATTCCCTGGCAACTACCCTTTACTACCTGCTCACCCTCCAGGACATGGCTTCCTTTCAATTCAGGTACCCTCCCGTGCGGGCCTTCAACAGCGGAGTTTCACAGGGAATGGAGCATCTCCTCGCAAAATGCATGGCCTGGGATACGAAAGAGCGTTACCAGAGCGCCGCCCAAGTGAGGGGCATTCTCTGCGAGCTGACAGGAAAGCCAAGTGAGAATGGCTCCATGAAAAAGTACGGGGTTTTTCTGAAGGAAATCCGCCTGGAGTCCCTTTTCCCTTTCAGGAGGGAGAAGAGATAG
- a CDS encoding tetratricopeptide repeat protein, whose product MGSIYYDRGRAYEEKGNLDHARDDYEKCLELVDPDNPCNEKDIADIHRRLKDIRQRKLME is encoded by the coding sequence ATGGGGAGTATTTATTATGACAGGGGCCGTGCCTACGAGGAGAAGGGCAATCTGGACCATGCCCGCGACGATTACGAGAAATGCCTGGAATTAGTCGATCCCGACAACCCTTGTAATGAGAAGGATATCGCCGATATCCACCGCCGGCTCAAAGATATCCGCCAGAGGAAGCTTATGGAGTGA
- a CDS encoding S1 RNA-binding domain-containing protein, which translates to MTLEVGSIVEGTVIGITNFGAFIELPNGKTGLVHISEVADTFVEDIRQFLKERDKVQVKILGINEKGKYDLSIKQLNKATPPPEQQRPPSHSHGKEKRRYVPPEEMTFEDKLTKYLKESEERLLDLKRNTEAKRGRGRTK; encoded by the coding sequence ATGACCCTGGAAGTAGGCTCAATTGTAGAAGGAACCGTGATAGGAATCACGAATTTTGGTGCCTTTATCGAGCTGCCCAACGGCAAGACAGGGCTGGTCCACATTTCGGAGGTGGCTGACACTTTCGTGGAGGACATCCGACAGTTCCTGAAGGAGCGCGACAAAGTGCAGGTCAAGATCCTGGGCATCAACGAGAAGGGAAAATATGATCTCTCAATAAAGCAGCTGAACAAGGCCACCCCTCCCCCGGAGCAGCAGCGTCCGCCCAGCCACTCCCACGGCAAGGAGAAAAGAAGGTACGTTCCTCCCGAGGAGATGACCTTTGAAGACAAGCTCACCAAATACCTGAAGGAGAGCGAGGAGCGCCTTCTCGACCTCAAGAGGAACACCGAGGCAAAACGCGGCAGGGGCCGTACCAAGTAG
- a CDS encoding septum formation initiator family protein → MNTQNTPQDRPIQKEEDSSRAKRLRGVFLFLIFSGLAFFAAYAFNLCYVQKKMEYELKLSQIQQVEQENERLQRENRELKKRIAYLNTKDGVESIAREKLGFIKPQEIAFVVISSPTPHPSKAPLTPAATDEENIRLKKEIKREYAKEEGWFGKVWNSIVKR, encoded by the coding sequence TTGAACACACAAAATACCCCCCAAGATCGCCCGATCCAGAAAGAAGAGGACTCTTCACGGGCAAAGCGCCTGAGAGGAGTTTTTCTTTTTCTCATATTTTCAGGACTGGCTTTCTTTGCGGCGTATGCCTTCAACCTCTGTTATGTGCAGAAAAAGATGGAGTATGAGCTGAAGCTTTCTCAGATACAGCAGGTTGAACAGGAAAACGAGCGCCTTCAGCGGGAAAACAGGGAGCTCAAGAAAAGGATTGCCTACCTGAATACCAAGGATGGCGTTGAGTCCATCGCCAGAGAGAAACTCGGCTTTATCAAGCCCCAGGAGATTGCCTTCGTGGTGATCTCGTCCCCTACTCCCCACCCATCGAAAGCTCCTCTCACGCCTGCGGCGACGGATGAGGAGAACATAAGGCTCAAAAAAGAGATAAAAAGGGAATATGCAAAAGAAGAAGGATGGTTCGGGAAGGTATGGAATAGTATTGTGAAGAGATAG
- a CDS encoding HD-GYP domain-containing protein has protein sequence MVFIPQEGKFFEVKKHGGPAQASKARDDARGKEVQGGSSLLEDLFTETPPPPTMEESPFSPDQGGILSSAKLFGKLSEFVESGLLDTTSLRESLKQAVQNATTSIWSILKKTLDEEKEADDDEIIYMLEMLMKMASSFTYEHSQRVMGWSMSLAGNLNLDAGQLNDIRQGALFRDIGKTGIFFSEASEDERENAAEFLKKEMIACRGCGEFHDIGKLKIPEEIVNKTERLTDEEYEIMKQHPIIGEALLRPIKSLAAILPAVRHHHERWDGKGYPDGISGENIPLSARIVALTDTFDAMISDRPYRKALTREEATGELRKNAGTQFDPHLVEVFLAILAKESSPAGHELLSS, from the coding sequence ATGGTCTTCATACCTCAGGAGGGGAAATTTTTTGAAGTAAAAAAGCATGGAGGGCCCGCCCAGGCCTCAAAGGCCCGCGATGACGCCCGTGGGAAGGAAGTCCAGGGAGGGAGCTCCTTGCTGGAAGATCTCTTCACCGAGACACCTCCTCCTCCCACCATGGAGGAATCGCCCTTTTCCCCTGACCAGGGCGGCATCCTCTCCAGCGCGAAGCTTTTCGGCAAGCTGAGCGAGTTCGTGGAATCGGGCCTCCTCGATACCACTTCCCTCAGGGAGAGCCTCAAGCAGGCCGTGCAGAACGCCACGACAAGCATCTGGTCCATCCTGAAGAAGACCCTTGATGAGGAGAAAGAGGCTGACGACGACGAGATCATCTACATGCTGGAGATGCTCATGAAGATGGCTTCGAGCTTTACCTACGAGCATTCCCAGAGGGTCATGGGATGGTCCATGTCTCTGGCGGGAAACCTGAACCTCGACGCGGGCCAGCTCAATGACATAAGGCAGGGAGCCCTCTTCAGGGATATCGGCAAGACAGGGATTTTCTTTTCCGAGGCTTCCGAAGATGAGCGGGAGAACGCCGCGGAGTTTCTTAAGAAGGAGATGATCGCCTGCAGGGGCTGCGGCGAGTTCCATGACATCGGGAAGCTCAAGATTCCCGAGGAGATTGTCAACAAGACGGAACGCCTCACCGACGAGGAGTACGAGATAATGAAGCAGCATCCCATCATCGGTGAAGCTCTGCTGCGGCCCATCAAAAGCCTTGCCGCCATCCTCCCGGCAGTGCGCCACCACCATGAGCGCTGGGATGGCAAAGGCTATCCCGACGGAATTTCGGGCGAGAATATCCCTTTATCCGCAAGGATTGTAGCTCTCACCGATACTTTTGATGCCATGATTTCCGACAGGCCTTACCGGAAAGCCCTTACCAGGGAGGAGGCCACAGGGGAGCTCAGGAAAAACGCGGGCACACAGTTTGATCCTCATCTCGTCGAGGTATTCCTGGCAATTCTTGCAAAAGAATCTTCCCCGGCGGGGCATGAGCTCCTCAGTTCGTGA